The Blattabacterium cuenoti genome includes the window TTTGTATAGCATTTCATGTTGTAGGAAAACATTTACCTTTTAGTACACAATATGAAGCTATAAAATACATAAAAAATTGGGGGTTTCAAGCTCCTACAGCACGTTTTTGCAGAAACATGAAAGAAGTATTCCATTTTATAGACTTTTGGAAAATCTGTCAAAACCAACTCCCTTATCATACGGACGGAATAGTCATTAAAGTGAATGAATATCAAAAACAATCCTTTTTAGGATTTACCAATAAATACCCACGTTGGGCTATCGCCTATAAGTTCAGACAAAAATTGTCTGAAACCAAATTATTAAGTATTACGTTTCAAGTGGGACGTACGGGAATCATTACTCCTGTAGCCAATGTTGTTCCTATTTTAATTACTGGAACCACAATCAAAAGAGTTGCACTTTATAATGATCGTTTCATACAAAAAATGGGTCTTCATTATGAAGATACCCTTTTATTAGAAAAAGGAGGAAATATCATTCCAAAAGTCACAGAAATCAACATACAAAAAAGATCGAATCAAACTTTTCCTGTATTTTTTTTAAAAAAATGTCCATCATGTAATAGCATTTTAACGAAAAAAAATGAATTATTTTACTGTACTCATCAAAACTGTTTTTCTAAAAGAATAGGAAAAATAATACACTTTGTAAATGTGATGAATATAAAAAAAATTGGAGTAAAAATGATTCATAAATTATATAAAAAAGGTTTTTTATATAATTTTTATGATTTATATGAATTGAAAAAAAAAGAACTATTTCAAATAGATGGAGTCAAAGAAAAATTGGCATGTGGTATTTTGAATAATATAGAGAAATCTAAAGAAAACCCCTATTGTAGAGTATTATTTGCCTTAGGAATTCGTTATATAGGAGAATATTTTTCCAAAAAATTGACAGAACATTTTTTGGATATCAATTCTTTGATGCATGCAAATTATAATCATTTAATTTCTATTTCTGGAATAGGAAAAAAAATTGCAAAAAGTATCATTACTTATTTTTCAATTACGGAACATATACACATAGTTAAAATTCTTGTAAAATATGGATTACAATTACATATTACAAAATGTATGATGATACAAAAATATTCTTTGATTCAAGGAAAATCTTTTGTATTTACAGGTAAATTATCTTGTTTGACCCGAAATGAGGCTAAAAATATAGTAGAATTTTTAGGTGGAAGAGTATATAATACGGTCAATAATAAAATTAATTTTATAGTAGTTGGAAAAAATTTCGGTTCCAAATTAAAAAAAAGTATGAAAAAAAATCACGTAAAAATTTTGACAGAACAGATTTTTTTGGATTGGATTCAAAAAGAAAAAAATCAAAATAGATCAATTTTTTAACAATGGACAGTAATTCATTAAAGTCCGTATATATGGTTTTGTTTTTCATATAGAAAACAGTATATTTAATTTACAAGTAAGTGGGGATTGATTCTTAGATGAGTTAATCCATTAAGTCAGAAATCTATTTTTTTATGTTCTTAAAAAATATATTTACAGAATCTGGATTCGAATCTGAAGCTGAATTTATACCCTTAATGAGTCAAGATGAAGAAGATCAGTTACTTAAAGACGATATTCCCGAACAATTATGTATCTTAACAGTAAGAAATATGGTTTTGTATTCTGGAATTGTTTTTCCAATTATAGCAGGAAAAAGTGGATCCATACAATTGTTACAAGATGCTTATGGATTAGATAAAACAGTTGGAGTATTAACACAAAAAAATTCTGGGATAGAAAATCTTAGTGAAAAAGATTTATATTCTATTGGAACGGTTGCTAAAATATTGAAATTATTAAAAATGCCTGATGGAAATACTACCGTTATTTTGCAGGGAAAAAGAAGATTTAAAGTCAATCGTTTTATTCAAAATGATCCATATTTTAAAGCAGAAATTATAGCGTTAGAAGAAAATAAACCTTCCTGCCAGGATAAAGAATACCTTGCTTTAGTAGAATCTATAAAGGAAATAGCTATAAAAATTATTCAAGATAACCCCAATCTTCCATCAGAAGCAAGCATTGCGATTCGTAATATCGAAAGTCCTTCTTTTTTAATAAATTTTGTAGCAGCTAATATGAATTTAGCTACTAGAGATAAACAAAAATTGTTAGAATACGATGATTTGAAAAAAAGAGCAATGGAAACGTTACGTTTTCTAAACGTAGAACATCAACAAATTAAATTAAAAAACGATATTCAATCCCGTGTTCGTAGTGATATGGATCAGCAACAGAGAGAATATTTTTTGCATCAGCAAATTAAAGCCATACAAGAAGAACTAGGAGATATTTCTTATGAAAAAGAAATAGATGAAATGCGTGTTAAAGCTTCCAGAAAAAAATGGCCAAAGGAAGCAAAAAAACAGTTTGATAGGGAATTGCTAAAAATGCAAAGAACCAATCCTCAAATGCCAGAATATACGGTACAAAGAAATTATCTGGAATTAATGATTGATCTTCCTTGGGGAAGATATTCAAAAGATAATTTTGATTTAGAATATGCACAAAAAATACTAGATAGAGATCACTATGGACTGGAAAAAGTAAAAGAGCGGATTATAGAATATTTAGCTGTCTTAAAATTAAGAGGAGATATGCGTTCTCCTATTCTATGCTTTTACGGTCCACCTGGAGTCGGAAAAACTTCTTTAGGAAGATCTATAGCTACCGCACTGAAAAGAAAATACGTTCGTATTTCTTTGGGAGGATTGCATGATGAATCAGAAATACGGGGACATAGAAGAACTTATATAGGAGCTATGCCTGGTAGATTATTACAATCTATTCGAAAAGTAGGAACTTCGAATCCTGTTTTTGTGATAGACGAAATAGACAAAATGGGTATAGGTACAAATGGGGATCCTTCTTCTGCCATGTTGGAAGTTTTAGATCCGGAACAAAATACTTCGTTTTACGATAATTTTTTAGAAATGGGGTACGATTTATCAAAAGTCTTATTTATTGCTACAGCAAATTCACTTTCCCATATTCAACCTGCTTTAATAGATAGAATGGAAGTCATAGAAATGAATGGATATACGGTAGAAGAAAAAACACAAATTGTAAAAAAACATATACTTCCTAAACAATTGAAAGAAAATGGATTAAAAAAATCAGATTTAATACTTGGAACGAAACAAATAGAAAAAGTCATTGAAAGTTATACAAGAGAATCTGGATTGAGAACTTTGGAAAAACAGATTGCTAAATTAGCACGTTATGTAGCTAAACATATTGCGATGAACAAAAAATATGTGAAAAATTTGAGTATGGAAAAAATAGAAAGAATTCTTGGTATTCCTAATGATCCAGATCGTTATGAAGACAATAATGTTCCAGGTGTGGTGACTGGGTTAGCTTGGACTCATTTTGGGGGAGATATTTTATATATTGAATCCAGTTTATCTAAAGGTAAAGGTCATTTAAGTCTTACTGGCAATTTAGGTGAGGTCATGAAAGAATCTGCTACAATTGCTTTACAGTATATTAAAGCTCATTATAAAGAATTTCACATAGATCCTATAATGTTTGAAGAAAAAAATGTACATGTTCATGTTCCTGAAGGAGCCGTTCCTAAAGATGGTCCATCTGCAGGAATAACAATGTTAACATCTCTAGTATCAAGTTTTACGAAAAGAAAGTTAAGACCTAATTTAGCTATGACAGGAGAAATCACTCTAAGAGGGAAGGTTCTTCCTGTTGGTGGAATTAAAGAAAAAATTCTAGCGGCTAAACGTGCTAATATTAAAGAAATTATTCTATCACAGGAGAATAAAAAAGATATAGAAGAAATCAAAAACGAACACTTAAAAGGATTAACCTTTGATTATGTTAGAAATATGAATGATGTGATTCATTTATCTTTATTGTAAATTATGATGCATGAATTAGAAAATAAGAGCGATCCAGTTCAAGTTCATAGAGAATTCTTAATTCAACTCGCAACAAAATATGGCACTCCACTTTACGTATACGATTCTTACAAAATAAAGAAACAATATATAAAAATGAAAAAGGCTTTTAGTGGAATAAAAAATTTAATCATTAATTATGCCTGTAAAGCTAATACTAATCTGAATATATTAAAATTTTTGCAAAAATTGGGAAGTGGATTAGATACCGTGTCTATTCAAGAAGTAGAACTAGGATTAAAAGCAGGTTTTCATCCTAAAAAAATTATATTCACACCTAATTGTGTTTCTATTCAAGAAATAAAAGAAGCTGTTGGTTTCGGAGTTAGAATCAATCTAGATAATCTGTCCATTTTAGAACAATTTGGAGAATATTACCCTGATTATGCTATAGGAATCAGAATTAATCCGCATATTATGGCAGGAGGGAATTCTAAAATTTCAGTAGGACATATTGATTCTAAATTTGGTATTTCTTACTATCAAATTCCTCATATGAAAAGAATATTAAAGAATACCGGACTTAAAATAGAAGGATTTCATATGCATACAGGATCTGATATATCAGAAATCAAAGCCTTTTTAGAAGGAGCAAAAGTATTGTTTCAAACAGCTATAGATTTTCCAAATCTTGATTATATTGATTTTGGAAGTGGATTTAAAGTGCCATACAAAAAAGATGATATAAAAACAGATCTTAATTCTTTAAGTTACTCTATTACAAAAGAATTTGAAATTTTTTGTAAAACTTATGGAAGTCAAATTACCTTGATTTTTGAACCAGGTAAATTTATAGTTAGTGAATCTGGATATTTTTTAGTTAGTGTCAATGTCATTAAACATACTACTTCTACTGTATTTGCTGGAGTAGATTCAGGATTTAATCATTTTCTTCGTCCTATGTTTTACGATGCTTATCACTGTATTGAAAATATTTCTAATCCCAATGGTCGTCTTCGTTTTTACACAGTGGTTGGATATATTTGCGAATCGGATACCTTTGGTTTTAATAGAAAAGTTCAAGAAATTCGTGAAGGAGACATTTTATGCATTAAGAATGCGGGAGCTTATTGTTTCTCTATGTCTTCTAATTATAATTCTCGTTATAGACCTTCTGAAGTGATGATTTTTAAGGGAAAAGATTTTCTTATAAGAAAAAGAGAAACGATGCAAGATATTCTGAGAAACATAGTAGACATACACATCATATAGTTAGTTTGGAGAGATGGCAGAGTGGTTAATTGCGGCGGTCTTGAAAACCGTTGAGGATCAACACCTCCGGGGGTTCGAATCCCTCTCTCTCCGCACATGAATAACTATTTTTGGATTTTTTCTAATTTTTGAATCTGTTTTTCAATACTTTCGTTATTTATTTTTTTAAATAAGAATGTGGTTCTCCCTAAAACATGTCCTGGGCATAAAATTTCTTCTATGTTTTTTATTTGATTCCAAAAAAAAATTTTCAAACGAAGCATATCTAACAATTTTTTTGCCGTATATGGAAGAAAAGGTTCGGCTAATTGAGCCAACACCCCAACAATTTGCAGTGATACATAAAGTATGGTATTAACACGTTTTTCTGTTTTTTTTTTATTATTCCAAGGTTCTTCCTCTGTTAAATATTTGTTTCCTAGTCTAGCTAAATCCATAAAACATGTTAAGGATTCTCTAAATTGATAGGATTCAATTAAATTTCCTATATGTTTTGGATAATTTTTAATTTTTTTTAAAATGTATTTATCCTTTATAGATAACATTTCAGGATTAGGAACAATTCCTTTATTGTACTTCTGGATTAAAGTTAGACTTCTATTTACAAAATTTCCTAATATAGAAACCAATTCCGTATTATTTTTTCTTTGAAAATCTTTCCAATTAAAATTATTATCTTTTTTTTCAGGCATATTAGATATGAGAATATAACGAAGTGTATCCTGTTGATTTGGAAAATCTTTTAAATATTCATGACCCCATACTGCCCAATTTTTAGAAGTAGATATTTTTTTATTTTCTAGATGAAGAAATTCATTAGCCAATATTTGATCTGGAAGAATATATCCACTATTATATGCTTTCAGTGTAACTGGAAAAATAATGCAGTGAAAAACAATATTATCTTTTCCTATAAATTGAATCAATTTGGTTTTTTCATCTTTCCAATAAGGTTTCCAATCTATTTTTGTTTGTCTAGCCCACTCTATCGTAGAAGAAATATATCCTATAGGAGCTTCAAACCATACATACAGAACTTTTCCTTTATTTTTTGGAATAGGAACACCCCAATTCAAATCTCTTGTGATAGCACGAGATTTTAATCCTTGATTTAACCAAGATTTTGCTTGTCCATATACATTCACTTTCCAATCTTTCTTATGATTCATTAAAATCCATTTTTCCAAAAATTCTTGATATTGATTTAAAGGAAAGTACCAATGTTTAGTTTTTTTCAAAATGGGAAAACTTCCACTTATAGTCGATTTTGGATACATTAAATCTTCAGGGTTTAACGAACTTCCACAATTTTCGCATTGATCTCCATAAGCTTCTTTATTTTTGCAATGGGGACATGTACCAGATATATACCTATCCGCTAAAAATTGTTTAGCTTCTTGATCATAATATTGTTCAGATACTTTTTCAAAAATCTTTTTTTTTTCATGAAGTTTTTTAAAAAAAGAAGTAGAAATTTCGTGATGAATTTTTGCAGAGGTTCTGGAATAGTGATCAAACTGTATTCCAAAATTATTAAAACAATCTTTAATCATGTAATGATACTTATTTACTATTTCTTGAGGAGTTTTTTTTTCTTTTTGAGCTTGCATAGCAATCGGAACTCCATGTTCATCCGATCCACATATAAAAATAACATCTATTTTTTTTCGTCTCAGATAACGAACAAAAACATCTGCAGGGAAATAAACTCCAGCCAAATGTCCTATATGAATTGGTCCATTTGCATAAGGTAAAGCAGCCGTGACTGTATATTTATTTGATTTTTTCATAATAATATAAAAATTGATATATGAATAAAAAATTATTTTTAATTGACGCATATCCACTTATTTATCAGAGTTATTATGCTTATAAACATCATCCACTTTTCACTTCTAAAGGACTCAATACTTCACCTATCATAAATTTCACATATTTTTTAATGAACACATTAAATAATGAAAAACCATCCTATATGGCTACTATTTTTGATACGCATCAAGGTCCTTCTTTTAGGAAAAAAGAATATGACAAATATAAAGCGCATAGAAACAAAACACCGGAAGCTATTTTTGAGGCAATTCCTTATATTATAAAGATTTTAAAAACTTTTCAAATTTCTTTTTTTTATGCTCCCGACGGATATGAGGCAGATGATTTTATCGGAACAATAGCTAAAAAAGCAGAAAATAAAGGATATGTAATTTATATAATTACTTTAGATAAAGATTTTTTTCAACTGATAACAGAAAATATTAAAGTTTATATCCCACCTTTTAAAGGAAAACCAAAAAAAATATTGGGAATAGAAGAAATAAAAAAAAAATTTGGTGTGAATCATCCAAAACAAGTTATAGATTTGTGGAGTATGATGGGGGATCCTTCTGATAACATACCAGGATTACCAGGAGTTGGAAAAATAAATGCCATAAAATTTATTCAAAAATATGGAAGTATTGAAAAATTATTGAATTCAACTCATGATCTTAACGGAAAAATTCAAAAAAATATTGAAAAAAATAAAGATTTAGGTATTTTATCAAAAAAATTAATTACTATTGTTACTAATATTCCCTTTTTTTCTTTTCATGAAAAAAAATTTTTTGTAAAAAAACCAAACTGGGATTCTATAAAAAAAATATTCTTTGAACTTGAGTTTATAAAATTGTTAAAAAAAGCTCATGAATATTATAAATTAAAAATAAAAGAATAATTTTACTTTTTTATATACAAATTATATTTTTCCATATAATACCAAACTTCTGCATGAAGCATAGGTTTCATATTTTTTCCTTCTTGAATAGATTTTCGAATAAAAGAAGAAGATATTTCAATAATTGGAGCTTTCAAAAAAATTATGTTCTTATAATATTTAAAAACAGGATGGGAAAAATATCCAATTCTAGGATAAACCAAAATATTATATTTATTTAAAATGATTTTATAATTTTTCCATTTTCTAAAAAAATAAAATGAATCTTTTCCCAAAAGAATAAAAAATTTATTTCTAGGATATTTTTTTTCTATTTTCGAAAGTGTATGAATGGTATAAGAAGGAAAATCTCCAGATTCAATATCCAAAACACTCATTTTTTCATAATTAGAAACAGCTATTCGAACCATTTCAATTCTATGTTCATAATCTAAAAGATTCTTTTTTTTTTAATGGATTTTGTGGAGAAACCACAAACCAAACAGAATCTATATCTATAAATTCTGTTATATAATTAGCAATAATTGTATGTCCTAAATGAATAGGATTAAATGATCCAAAATAAAGTCCGATTTTCATACTGATCCATAAATCAAATAAAAAATACCGAGTAGACATACATATCGTCTATCGATATTTTTTATGATTTTTTTTTTTTTGTTAAATCATTTTCACACGATAATTCAATCCTAAAATAAGAAAATGATCATTATTCTTTTCTTTTTTAATTTGATCTAAATTGTAATTTATTCTATAATTTTGATATGCAATAAAAAAACTAATATCATCATTTTTTATGATAGGAAGAAATTCTACACCTCCATAATAAGTATATATTTTTTGAAACAATTCATTTGGTCCCAAAATATTATTTATTTTTTTCTTATAGCTCCCTATTTCATATACTCCTTTAGCAATTAAATTCCATTTTGGAAGAAAATTATATTTTAATTTTACTAAATAGGTTCCATATTTTACAGAGACAATATCATAATTATAATAATAATCACGATTCCATGATCGTGAAATGCTCTTATTTGTTTCTATGTCTTCATTGCTCAATATATAGTCTGTTTCTATGGTGACAGGGGTATAATTGAATTGACTACCTAAAGCTAATAATTTCCAATATTTTTGTTTTTCATGTTCTTGAAAAATAGAATAGGACCATCTATTTTTTATGATTTTATCATCATGATCATGATCATGATCATGATCATTATTTGGTGGATTCATACCCCAATTCCAATTTACAGAATATCCCATAGGATAATTGATGTCTTGAATTATCATATTTCCTTCTTCCTGTCGTTTCATATCATTGACAACTTGAAATTGTAACTCATGATCTTTTATGGGATGATAAATAAAACTGAATCCAACATAATTATTATTTTTGTTTCTTTTGTGTACATGTGTATAACGGTATGCGTGTTCATAGGGTCCACTAGCATATTCCATACTTCCAAAAGAAAAAGGTTGTTTTCCAAACAAAAAATCAAGTTTATCGTTCCACTTATATTTTAAATAAGCTACATCTAGCATGTTATAATTTTTGTTTTCTATTTGTTTAACAAACTGTTTTGTAAAACAATAACTGATTTTATCATTTGCCTTTCCTATCACTTCCAAATTGAAATTGTTTTCAGAAAAATGAGTATTTTCAGAAATGTCTTCTTTCATTCCAAAATGAATACTATTCGAATAATCTAAAAATACGTTAAAATTAGGATTTTCATCTATTGTTTTTTTTTGTTGTATGATTTCTGAAAAACTATGAAAAGGATAAAAAAATCCTAAAAAAAGAATCAGGAAAATAATTTTTGTTTTTTTCATTTTTTTAATTTTATTATTCAATCATAATATAACATAATATATAAAAACTTTTTTAAACTATTTGTTTTGGTTTCAAAAAGATTAAATTTTTTTTCCAAAACTATAAAAAAAATGTACAGAAATAAAATAAAAAAAACAGAAAGAAAAAATAAAAAAAAAACTCTTAAAACTATTTTTGGATTTTTTTTATTAGGAAATAGTATTTTTTTGTTTTTAAGTTTTTTTTCTTTTCTATTTCATTGGAAAAATGATCAAAGTCAACTCGAAAAACTTTTCGATAAAGAAATTATAGCAGAAAATTTACTTGGAAAAATGGGAGCGACCGTCTCTCACTATTTTATTCACTGTGGAATAGGAGTTAATGCTTTTTTTATTCCTATATTCTTATTTCTCACAGGATTAAAAATTCTTTTTTCAGAAAAAGAATTTTTCAATAATTTTTATAAATCCACAATATATAAATTCCTATTTTTTATCATATGGCTTCCCATATTTTTTTATGTTATTGTTCCTGATCAAGGAATATTCAGTGGAATTTTTGGATTTGAAATAGGAAACTACTTGATTCATTTATTTGGAAAAGTAGGATTATCTATGCTTCTTTTTACGAGTATCATTTTTTACTGGATCATCATTTTTCGTATCAATGATTCAACCATAAACAATGGAATAAAAAAAAAAATCCAAAATTTTAACAAAAAAATAGATACAACATTACAATTGTGTAATGATTTTGATAATCATACAAAGATGGATTCTTCTTTCCATAAAAAAAAAAATATGCTTTATTCTATTCTTTACAAAAAAAAGGAAGATTTTTCATTCATTGATTTGAAAATAGATTTGGAATCTAATAAAAAAAAAATAATTCAAATCCTGAACCATTATAATATAGAAATATGTGAAATAAAAGCGAATATAGGACCTACTATCACTTTGTATGAAATCTATCCTAAAGTGGGAACACGTATTTCTAAAATCAAGAACTTAAAAAATGAAATCGCCTTAAATTTATCCGCTTTATCCATAAGAATTATAGCTCCCATACCTGGAAAAGGATCTATTGGAATAGAAATCCCAAATTATAAACGTTATCCTGTTTATATGAAAGACATTCTGTTTTCAGAAGAAAGTCACAAAAAAAGTCATAAAATGGAACTGCCCATTTCTTTAGGAAAAACAGTATTTAATGAGATTTTGATTGTAGATTTAGCAAAAATGCCCCATTTACTTATAGCAGGATCAACAGGACAAGGAAAATCCGTAGGATTAAATGTCATGATTGTTTTTCTATTATATCAAAAACATCCAAAAGATATCAAGTTTATTTTGATTGATCCAAAAAAAGTAGAATTATCAATCTATAAAAAAATTTCAAAATCTTATTTTGCTACACTTCCGAATTCTATAGAACCCATCATTACAGATTTACATAAAGTAAAGAATATATTAAATTCTTTATGTAAAGAAATGGATCAAAGATATGCTCTTTTCGAAAAAAATAAGGTTAGAAATATTAAAGAATATAATAATGTCATAAAAAAATACAATAAATATCATTTACCTTATATTATATTAATTATTGATGAATTTGCCGATTTAAATATGAATCATCAAAAAAAACAAATAGAAATATATATCACCCGGTTAGCACAGCTCGCTCGCGCTGTAGGAATTCATTTGATTATAGCAACACAACGTCCATCAGTAGATGTAATTACGGGGTTAATAAAATCCAATTTTACTGCAAGAATAGCATTTAGAGTTAGTTCTAAAATAGATTCTAGAACGATATTAGATTGCACAGGTGCTGAACAATTAATAGGAAAAGGAGATATGCTCTTTTCGAATAGAAATGAATTGATACGATTACAATGTCCATTTATGGAATTATCAGACATTCAAAAAATTGTTGATTTTTATGGAAATAATAAAAAAAATGAGTACTTTTTTTTGCCGAAACCGGATTTATCATGATAATAAAAAAACTTGATTTATACATGATTCGTTTATTTATGGCTCCTTTTTTAATGATTTATTCTACAATATTTATCATTTTTATGATTCAATTTTTTTGGAGTCAAATAGATGAACTAACAGGGAAAAACATTAGCATTTTCATAATATTAAAATTTATATTATATTTTGGCATATCTATTCTTCCATTAGTAACTCCCATTGCCCTATTATTGACTTCTATTATAATATTTGGTGATTTTTCAGAAAATCAAGAACTGATCGCTATCAAATCTTCTGGAATATCTCTTTTCCGTGTTATGATTCCTATTTTAGGAATAACCTTCGTTTTATCCATTGGATTATATTTATTTTCAGATTTTGTTATTCCAAGAGCAAAAATAAAAGTGAAAAAATTAGGATATAAAATATCGTTCACTTATCCATCTTTAAAATTAAAGGAAGGAATTTTCGTAAATCTATTTCCAAATTTTTTCATAAAAATAGATAGAAAATCAATAAATAATAATTATTTACATAATATATTTATTTTTTTCTATGGTAAAAATTCACTTGTCAATACAATTCTTTCTAAAAAAGGAATTTTAATCTCCAATCAAGAGGATGGATCTATTCAATTGAAATTAATGAATGGAGTTTTATATAGTGAAAATTTGAATGTAGGACCCAAAAAAGAACAATCCTCTTATCAAATTGTAGAATTTGATACTTTAATTCAAAATTTTAAAATTCCTTCAGAATCCCAAATAAAAAATTTATATGATGATGACTATGATTTTTATCAAACTCTAAATACGAAAAATCTTATTCAAAAAATAAATTTTTTAAAGAAAAAAAATGATAAAAAAATCAATACAAACGAAAGTAAAATATACTTAGCCAAGCTGCAACTAGAATTACAAAAAAAATTTACATTTCCAGTAACATGCATTATAATGTTTCTTACTGGAGCACCATTAGGTGCTATTATTAGAAAAGGAGGAATAGGTTATCCAACTATGATAGCACTGATTATATTTATCATTTATTATACTTTACTAACCATCACTCAAAATAAAGTAGAAAAAACTGAAATCTGTCCATGGATCGGGGCCTGGATCCCTAATTTAATTTTTTTTCCAGTAAGTATATGGATGACTTATAAAACTGTAATGGATGATTTTTATATTATATAATAATTAAATAATGATGGTTTTTGACTTAAATGAAATTGAAGAGGCCATACAGGATATAAAAAATGGAAAAATTATTATCGTGGTTGATGATAAAAATCGTGAAAATGAAGGAGATTTTATAGTAGCTGCTGAAAAAATAACTCCTGAAATTGTAAATTTTCTCATTACCCATGGGAGAGGATTAGTTTGTGTTTCCTTAACGGAAGAAAAATGTGATCAATTAGAACTTAAAATGATGGTAAAAAATAATACAGATCCTAGGAAAACGGCTTTCACCGTCTCCGTAGATTTACGAGGGTATGGCGTTAGCACTGGAATTTCTGCTTCAGATAGAGCCAAAACTATTCTTGCCCTAGTGAATGAAATCGAACCAAAAGCATTCAACAAACCAGGACATATATTTCCTCTACGCGCAAAAAAAGGAGGAGTCTTAGAAAGACCTGGACATACGGAAGCTGCTATCGATATCACTAAAATAGCCAGATGCATTCCTGGAGGAGTATTGGTAGAAATTCTGAATAAAAATGGATCTATGGCCCGTTTACCACAACTGATTCAGATCGCAAAAAAATTTCATATAAAAATCATATCCATAGAAGATCTTATTAAATATAAAATAAAACATAAAAAAGAATCATGAATGCGGTCTGGACGGGATTTGAACCCGCGACCCCATGCGTGACAGGCATGTATTCTAACCAACTGAACTACCAGACCCAAAATTATGAATTTATTAAAGCATCTAATTTTTTTCTTATTTCTTCTTTAGAAAGAATTCCAATATGAATATCTTTTTTTTCTCCATTTTTAAAAAAAATCATA containing:
- a CDS encoding porin, translating into MKKTKIIFLILFLGFFYPFHSFSEIIQQKKTIDENPNFNVFLDYSNSIHFGMKEDISENTHFSENNFNLEVIGKANDKISYCFTKQFVKQIENKNYNMLDVAYLKYKWNDKLDFLFGKQPFSFGSMEYASGPYEHAYRYTHVHKRNKNNNYVGFSFIYHPIKDHELQFQVVNDMKRQEEGNMIIQDINYPMGYSVNWNWGMNPPNNDHDHDHDHDDKIIKNRWSYSIFQEHEKQKYWKLLALGSQFNYTPVTIETDYILSNEDIETNKSISRSWNRDYYYNYDIVSVKYGTYLVKLKYNFLPKWNLIAKGVYEIGSYKKKINNILGPNELFQKIYTYYGGVEFLPIIKNDDISFFIAYQNYRINYNLDQIKKEKNNDHFLILGLNYRVKMI
- a CDS encoding 5'-3' exonuclease, which produces MNKKLFLIDAYPLIYQSYYAYKHHPLFTSKGLNTSPIINFTYFLMNTLNNEKPSYMATIFDTHQGPSFRKKEYDKYKAHRNKTPEAIFEAIPYIIKILKTFQISFFYAPDGYEADDFIGTIAKKAENKGYVIYIITLDKDFFQLITENIKVYIPPFKGKPKKILGIEEIKKKFGVNHPKQVIDLWSMMGDPSDNIPGLPGVGKINAIKFIQKYGSIEKLLNSTHDLNGKIQKNIEKNKDLGILSKKLITIVTNIPFFSFHEKKFFVKKPNWDSIKKIFFELEFIKLLKKAHEYYKLKIKE
- a CDS encoding nicotinate-nicotinamide nucleotide adenylyltransferase, which codes for MVRIAVSNYEKMSVLDIESGDFPSYTIHTLSKIEKKYPRNKFFILLGKDSFYFFRKWKNYKIILNKYNILVYPRIGYFSHPVFKYYKNIIFLKAPIIEISSSFIRKSIQEGKNMKPMLHAEVWYYMEKYNLYIKK
- a CDS encoding DNA translocase FtsK 4TM domain-containing protein produces the protein MYRNKIKKTERKNKKKTLKTIFGFFLLGNSIFLFLSFFSFLFHWKNDQSQLEKLFDKEIIAENLLGKMGATVSHYFIHCGIGVNAFFIPIFLFLTGLKILFSEKEFFNNFYKSTIYKFLFFIIWLPIFFYVIVPDQGIFSGIFGFEIGNYLIHLFGKVGLSMLLFTSIIFYWIIIFRINDSTINNGIKKKIQNFNKKIDTTLQLCNDFDNHTKMDSSFHKKKNMLYSILYKKKEDFSFIDLKIDLESNKKKIIQILNHYNIEICEIKANIGPTITLYEIYPKVGTRISKIKNLKNEIALNLSALSIRIIAPIPGKGSIGIEIPNYKRYPVYMKDILFSEESHKKSHKMELPISLGKTVFNEILIVDLAKMPHLLIAGSTGQGKSVGLNVMIVFLLYQKHPKDIKFILIDPKKVELSIYKKISKSYFATLPNSIEPIITDLHKVKNILNSLCKEMDQRYALFEKNKVRNIKEYNNVIKKYNKYHLPYIILIIDEFADLNMNHQKKQIEIYITRLAQLARAVGIHLIIATQRPSVDVITGLIKSNFTARIAFRVSSKIDSRTILDCTGAEQLIGKGDMLFSNRNELIRLQCPFMELSDIQKIVDFYGNNKKNEYFFLPKPDLS
- a CDS encoding nicotinate-nicotinamide nucleotide adenylyltransferase, with the translated sequence MKIGLYFGSFNPIHLGHTIIANYITEFIDIDSVWFVVSPQNPLKKKESFRL
- the metG gene encoding methionine--tRNA ligase, which codes for MKKSNKYTVTAALPYANGPIHIGHLAGVYFPADVFVRYLRRKKIDVIFICGSDEHGVPIAMQAQKEKKTPQEIVNKYHYMIKDCFNNFGIQFDHYSRTSAKIHHEISTSFFKKLHEKKKIFEKVSEQYYDQEAKQFLADRYISGTCPHCKNKEAYGDQCENCGSSLNPEDLMYPKSTISGSFPILKKTKHWYFPLNQYQEFLEKWILMNHKKDWKVNVYGQAKSWLNQGLKSRAITRDLNWGVPIPKNKGKVLYVWFEAPIGYISSTIEWARQTKIDWKPYWKDEKTKLIQFIGKDNIVFHCIIFPVTLKAYNSGYILPDQILANEFLHLENKKISTSKNWAVWGHEYLKDFPNQQDTLRYILISNMPEKKDNNFNWKDFQRKNNTELVSILGNFVNRSLTLIQKYNKGIVPNPEMLSIKDKYILKKIKNYPKHIGNLIESYQFRESLTCFMDLARLGNKYLTEEEPWNNKKKTEKRVNTILYVSLQIVGVLAQLAEPFLPYTAKKLLDMLRLKIFFWNQIKNIEEILCPGHVLGRTTFLFKKINNESIEKQIQKLEKIQK